The following proteins come from a genomic window of Lolium rigidum isolate FL_2022 chromosome 5, APGP_CSIRO_Lrig_0.1, whole genome shotgun sequence:
- the LOC124652753 gene encoding uncharacterized protein DDB_G0272718-like: MSYPPPPGYSPVYPPPSAPGAQQGPYYPPPQQQGYQGYFNQGQQPPPYYYPPQHGGHHSHGHHHHDHHVEDHHHHHHHHGHHGDDCCLGFLRGWLAALCCCCMLEECCCCFW; this comes from the exons ATGAGCTACCCGCCTCCGCCAG GGtattcgccggtgtacccgccgccgtcggcgcccgGCGCGCAGCAGGGCCCGTACtacccgccgccgcagcagcagggGTACCAGGGGTACTTCAACCAGggccagcagccgccgccataCTACTACCCGCCGCAGCACGGTGGCCACCAcagccacggccaccaccaccatgaccaccacgTCGaggaccaccaccatcaccaccaccaccatggccacCACGGCGATGACTGCTGCCTTGGCTTCCTCAGAGGATG GCTGGCTGCTCTATGCTGCTGCTGCATGCTGGAGGAGTGCTGCTGCTGTTTCTGGTGA